A single genomic interval of Deltaproteobacteria bacterium harbors:
- a CDS encoding PilZ domain-containing protein, with the protein MTDAERPTSSPSDKRRFPRFDVTAYVDYTGSEVLLYHRIENISLGGICIQTASIEDVGTVVDLVINFPDLGTTVAVRGEVVWANREPPSDMGIRYVDMDDERREVLRRYITAVRR; encoded by the coding sequence ATGACCGACGCGGAAAGGCCCACGAGCAGTCCGTCGGACAAGCGCCGTTTCCCGCGGTTCGACGTCACCGCGTACGTGGACTACACGGGCAGCGAGGTGCTGCTCTACCACCGCATCGAGAACATCAGCCTCGGGGGCATCTGCATCCAGACCGCGAGCATCGAGGACGTCGGCACCGTCGTGGACCTGGTGATCAACTTCCCGGACCTCGGCACCACCGTCGCCGTGCGGGGCGAGGTGGTCTGGGCCAATCGCGAGCCTCCCTCGGACATGGGGATCCGGTACGTGGACATGGACGACGAGCGTCGAGAAGTGCTACGTCGGTACATCACGGCGGTTCGCCGGTAG
- a CDS encoding metallophosphoesterase — protein sequence MASRLLLLALGVLSGPVARAAEPWDPGYSEPSSRQTRQTTRRIHQIVSPTVSCPVLALAGGEVKVLLRAGAGVPVPRPAELRARIVSARGVGCAAEVRAIGLRRGLVQVTLRVPWELARDVYDLEVMGPGFRDRQPNAVRVTGAAPRERYRIVVMSDHQLWDPSYRVSGRQINAEAYPRPDAARENEAIARQGFREVALLDPEFVLYTGDLLFGLDYGREYDEMVALLREARLPVFAVPGNHDGYAIYAVRLKGGAVRLLGGAVSCRSRLEGELSWQKAWNFVTCLYGDVKPHLFAELERDGLVDWARQLGPPAYAFAHGRLRFVGLNTYDGSPERRHAFALYVDAFDLHLGAPAVDNYGGYLSEAQLRFVREQAEQAEREGRRLVVFGHHDPRGNAEGTAYHANLPFPTDPLSLEGFDEWNYDAESWNSDPRAAPRKESAEQNSGVALLGILARYGGYYLSGHVHRDSRRSYPAGSRLGPHAVARPVEFIRTTTAASSVQPGGYWGYRVLEVDGDTLRGVDYAPELGLSSVPVGNLWTTTTTATEEREVVYGLPRPARLSLRFTLPRRAEGYRFRVVRAAGDAKNGEARGAPVTVDEIAWEPTTTTYAVGLEVRAAEFPPRLEAYRRMRVRAEPAAGNRPPDPWMRFAVEGVPADRSATASMVRVGQSVVFHAGGGDPDGDRIVDHQWTLGGRVVGRGPRWVHRFAGPGSWQVGLVVADEAGSRGSVVRKVEVLPPSAAGCGGCAGPAGGADPGLRAGVAVLAAIGLARARRGSRTGKRAREGRGPGPS from the coding sequence ATGGCTTCGCGCCTGCTGCTCCTCGCGCTGGGGGTCCTCTCGGGCCCCGTCGCCCGCGCGGCGGAGCCCTGGGATCCGGGGTACTCGGAGCCGAGCTCCCGCCAGACGCGCCAGACCACCCGGCGCATCCATCAGATCGTCTCTCCGACGGTGAGCTGCCCCGTTCTCGCCCTGGCGGGGGGCGAGGTGAAGGTGCTCCTCCGCGCCGGCGCAGGGGTCCCGGTGCCCCGGCCGGCCGAGCTCCGGGCTCGCATCGTCTCCGCGCGGGGCGTGGGATGCGCGGCGGAGGTTCGAGCGATCGGGCTCCGGCGGGGGCTGGTCCAGGTCACCCTGCGCGTGCCCTGGGAGCTGGCACGCGATGTGTATGACCTGGAGGTCATGGGACCAGGGTTTCGGGACCGGCAGCCCAACGCGGTGCGCGTGACAGGCGCGGCTCCGCGCGAGCGCTACCGCATCGTCGTGATGAGCGACCATCAGCTCTGGGACCCGAGCTACCGCGTGAGCGGGCGCCAGATCAACGCCGAGGCCTACCCGCGGCCCGACGCCGCGCGGGAGAACGAAGCCATTGCGCGGCAGGGGTTTCGGGAGGTCGCGCTCCTCGACCCGGAGTTCGTGCTCTACACCGGGGACCTCCTCTTCGGGCTGGACTACGGCCGCGAGTACGACGAGATGGTCGCGCTGCTCCGCGAGGCGCGACTTCCGGTCTTCGCCGTCCCGGGCAATCACGACGGCTACGCGATCTACGCCGTGCGATTGAAGGGCGGCGCGGTGCGGCTCCTCGGCGGGGCGGTCTCCTGTCGGAGTCGGCTCGAGGGGGAGCTGAGCTGGCAGAAGGCCTGGAACTTCGTCACCTGCCTTTACGGCGACGTGAAGCCCCACCTCTTCGCCGAGCTGGAGCGGGACGGCCTCGTGGACTGGGCCCGCCAGCTGGGTCCCCCGGCCTACGCCTTCGCGCACGGGCGACTGAGGTTCGTCGGGCTCAACACCTACGACGGCAGCCCCGAGCGGCGCCACGCCTTCGCCCTGTACGTAGACGCCTTCGACCTGCATCTCGGCGCGCCCGCCGTGGACAACTACGGTGGCTACCTCAGCGAGGCGCAGCTCCGGTTCGTGCGCGAGCAGGCCGAGCAGGCGGAGCGAGAAGGGCGTCGGCTCGTGGTCTTCGGGCACCACGACCCCCGCGGGAACGCCGAAGGGACGGCCTACCATGCGAACCTTCCGTTCCCGACGGACCCGCTCTCGCTCGAGGGGTTCGACGAATGGAACTACGACGCTGAGAGCTGGAACAGCGATCCCCGCGCGGCACCCCGCAAGGAGAGCGCGGAACAGAATAGCGGCGTGGCGCTGCTCGGGATCCTCGCGCGGTACGGCGGATACTACCTATCGGGGCACGTGCATCGGGACAGCCGGCGGAGCTACCCCGCGGGGAGCCGCCTGGGGCCTCACGCGGTGGCGCGGCCGGTGGAATTCATTCGCACGACGACCGCCGCGAGCAGCGTCCAGCCCGGAGGGTACTGGGGTTACCGCGTGCTCGAGGTCGACGGAGACACCCTTCGGGGCGTGGACTACGCACCCGAGCTCGGTCTGAGCTCGGTGCCCGTCGGGAATCTGTGGACCACGACGACGACCGCCACCGAGGAGCGCGAGGTGGTCTACGGCCTGCCGCGACCGGCGCGCCTGAGCCTGCGCTTCACTCTGCCGCGGCGCGCCGAGGGGTATCGCTTCCGCGTCGTGCGCGCGGCCGGAGATGCAAAGAACGGGGAAGCGCGAGGAGCTCCGGTGACCGTGGACGAGATCGCCTGGGAGCCGACGACCACGACGTACGCGGTGGGGCTCGAGGTGCGCGCCGCGGAGTTTCCTCCCCGCCTCGAGGCGTACCGCCGGATGCGGGTCCGCGCCGAGCCCGCCGCGGGGAATCGTCCTCCGGATCCGTGGATGCGCTTCGCGGTGGAAGGGGTCCCGGCGGATCGTAGCGCCACCGCATCGATGGTACGGGTCGGGCAGAGCGTGGTCTTTCACGCGGGCGGCGGCGATCCCGACGGGGATCGCATCGTGGACCACCAGTGGACGCTCGGGGGACGCGTGGTGGGGCGCGGCCCGCGGTGGGTCCACCGCTTCGCGGGGCCCGGCTCGTGGCAGGTGGGGCTCGTGGTCGCCGACGAGGCGGGCAGTCGCGGGAGCGTCGTGCGCAAGGTGGAGGTGCTCCCTCCCTCGGCCGCCGGGTGCGGCGGCTGCGCGGGCCCGGCAGGTGGTGCGGACCCGGGCCTTCGAGCCGGGGTCGCGGTTCTGGCAGCGATCGGGCTTGCGCGAGCGCGGCGCGGGTCGCGCACCGGGAAGCGCGCGCGGGAAGGGCGCGGCCCAGGTCCCTCTTGA